Genomic window (Dasypus novemcinctus isolate mDasNov1 chromosome 10, mDasNov1.1.hap2, whole genome shotgun sequence):
TAGAGAGGTATAAAGAAATGCCATTTGAAATGGACACAGACCTATCTCCCTCTCTGGAAAGCAAAGCATGGGGACGAGAAAAGCAGGATTCTGGATGAACTGAGACGGGGAGGGGAGTGAGATTTAAGAAGCCAGGACCCCTCCACCCCTCCAAACACAGTTATACATACCAATAGATGCTACAAAATTCTCTTCCTTTAAGCTCCTGGTGTCTAGTTCCTTAGGACCCTTTCCTGCAGTACTTGGTGCCCAAGGTCCCAGCTGGGGAACTCTCAGCTGTGCCATAGTCTTTGGGTCTCCCCTGGCAGTCAGGCCAGGATCCTTGCCAACTGGTGTACTGACACTCTCTGTTGGACTTCTTTTCCGCTTGTCTGGTTCTGGGAAAAGATCAATATAAAAAGTAGTCAAATGAGGTTAGTAGGTGGGAAGCAAGGTATGGAGAAGCAAGGATACAGGAGGGTGTGGAATGGAAGAAGTGCAAGGAAAGCCGGCCTCTTATTTGTATGATGGAGAAATATCTGCTATATATAAACACGCACTAGAAAATAAAATCCCAAAGCCTGATGGGAAGCAGCTTGTTGGGAAATCAGTCATAGGGATAAGTAAGCTCCCTTTGGGAGACACGAGGCCCACCTGGCACAATCCCTACCTTTACTGTAGTAGTGGGTCTGAGCGATCTCCAGAAGCCCAAAGATGCTGGCCATGCCGCCCAGACCTGCATGGGCATAGGACTGCTCCAGACTGAGGACTGTACACTTGAGCAGGTCTAACATCCCCTTGTACACCTTTCGGCTGATCTCCTGCAACAATAACCCAGGGGCTAGAGTCGGCAAAATTGCCTTTGGTGCCCATGTCCCACCTGCCAGTTGATTCCAACTCCCAACTCCACACACTGACCACATCTGGGATGATGTCCTGCCGGGAATCCTCCTCTGACTGTACTGTGCGGTTCAGCTTGCTCAGGACAAAGACCCGCAGCTGCTCACTCTCCAGCAGCCGCCGTACCTTCTTCATGTTGAGCCAGCCAACACCCTGGCCATCCAGCACACTGTGCACCACCTCCTTCAGGAACTGCTGGTTCTCACTAGGAGGGTCACATACCACCTCTGTGGTCATCAGCTCCTTTGCAGAGCATTCCCCCTGTCACCACACTAGATATTGCCTCCAGGGCCAAAACACAAAGTCAAGTCTCTAAATGGCCAATTCTAGCACATACCCCACCTCTCCAGATAACCTGGGGTGCCTGAGTACCCACCACAGCTGTTTCACTGTCAACACTGTAAGCTATTATGCTTGCCTGGGATTGAATCAGAATGGGAAGTGCTGGCAGGAAATTCATTTCATCTCTACCCTACTGAGAGCTTTTCTCCCACTCTCGAGTATCCCTAAAGTTTTGTCTAGGAACCACTACCTCTACCCAAGAACTTTGAAATGTGTTCTGCCATTTTTATTACCTAGAATTGCTGGATCGGCCCTGGGGTGATGGaggctctcttttcactgtcGGGCTGTGCTTAATGACAGATGACTTCTGATCCACTAAGGCCCTCCTGTTCCCTATAAGCCgggaagacaggaaagagagataTCACTATCGTAGCTTGGACGCTGGCGTGAGCACAGCCCTGGGCGGCCACGttccacacccactcccctgccGGGCTGGGTGAAGGTGGCACCAGGGCATCACACACAGGTAAAAACCAGCCATGGCAATGTggaggaggtggggatggagacTCAGGCCACTCCACATGCACCAGCAGCAGGCCCCATGGGCAAGCATGGGTGTCACGGGGGACGGGGCAAGGCAGGTCACTCATATGATGCCGCTTGCTCCATGAGGAGGATGGCCCTCAGGCAGGCACGGAAGATGCTAGGAAAAGAGAGGTCATGCACAGCTCACAGGCGAGACCCACCTTCGCCACTCCCGGGGCCGGCGTCAGTAACAATCTCCATTAGAGTATTTAGCCCAAATACTGGGACACAAAATACACAATTAGTAGGTGCACCACAATACCCCAATCCCTGTACCCCTCAATGGAGTTGTAAGTTAGATCATCTGAGCGTAATCACAAAGCTTGAAGAGTGCGTATAACCTGGGTTCTTGGGCACCTCGGAGCTGGAAGCCTGATCCAGGTGATCAGGAATCAAACAAGGCTCTAGGAAAGGCCACCCCTTAAGACCATGGCCTCACAAAACCTGTACGGACAGGGCAAATGACACGAGGAGCCTTTGCGTACTACACAGGCACATGCATGAAGGAGGGACCACTAGGTTTTCATTAAACATCCAGCATGGGGGTCCAGAGGGCTTGCAGGTATGCACAGGGAAGGGCCCTATCTGGCAGGCCCCAtcgtggagtggggtggggttgtGGGGGTACGAGATGGGAGGTGGATGGGAGGTATAAGCGCATCAAATGAGGTGAAGCTTTGGCATGCAATGAAAGAGTTATCAATTGCTCTCCTCTTCAAATGCATCAAAGGGAAAGCCAGGGGCACTAACACCTTTCCTTCCCTAACCCACCAGTCCTGTGTGGGCTCACTGGAGCAGGGCTACTTAAGTTCCTACATCACTAATGAGGAAGTCCTTTTgctcattgattttatttttccatccccAAGAAGGAACATTCCTTCAACTCCTGGCATTTTTATTCACTGGGGATGAGGGGTTACTTAAAGAAAACGTGGTGTTGCTTCTCACTGTACTTCCTACCATAATGAAATATCAGCATAAGATccagaaaaagtaaacaaaagtcAGATTAAATTCAGAAGAGTCCCTCAAACTGCGAGTGATTGCAAAGGAAATTCATGTAAAATCTTAACTGTCTTAGAAGTCAACCAACACTCCCTGGCTGGCCATAGGCCCTAGGTTGGCATGTGGCCAAAGTAAGAGGTTTCGTGACTCTGAGGACACTGCCAGACTCTCCACCACCATCCCCTGGTAGGCCAGCTCCTCAGGATGGGGTTCATTCTGAAGTTCAGGCAGTAGGGACCAGGCAGATGACTAGTGGTACCTGGTGATCCCTGTTAATCACGTACCTCTGACAAAAGTTCCCCCAGAAGCAGCACTCATCCCACAGATGTCAGTGTCCTAGATGACATAACAGGGCCTTTTTTAGCTACAAAGGTAGTTCCCATCTGAcaaacatcagaaaccatgatgTGCAGTGAAAGCCATGAGAAGCCATAAAGGGAAACAGCCAGGTCAGATGAGTCATCATACACGGGGCTCCTGACAAGCACCATTGGCTAAAATAACTCCCAGAGAATCCTGGTTTGGCAAAAGGGGAGCTGCAGTTACCTTTCAGACTAGGGAAGGGCGTGGTCTTCTCTCGGGCACCTTTGGTGGGCAGCGTGAGGTTGGAAAGACTGAAGCTTGTACTATGGTTCCGATATAGGCTGCCTATCAATGGGAAGGCGTGAGAGCCATGAGTTAGGGGGATAAAACGATCAGGGCATTGCACTTCAATGACTttatcatcttcacctccctcctCTGCAAACGTAATCTCAGTGCCTCTTTCATGGAAAGGATCAAGTCTAACTTAAGGAGCCACTGCCAGGATTGCTCACAACCCAGTAACAATTCTAATTACCACCCATAATAATGGCCGAGTCCCTCATGCCCTGCTTATATAGCCTGAAAGCCAGGAGTCACTGTGCCTCAGAGCTGAAGTTGGTGTGGTCTCTGGCTTCTGAAAACACTAGCAATCCCAATTATCCCCTGGGTTGGCTCTCTGTAATCCCTAGTCTGTTGACATCTGTACCAATACCATCCCTCAAAACTGGAAATATTCTCTTATGTAAAAAAGTCAATCTCATATAGATTTCAAAGCATGTTATGAAAAAGCCCCTCATCATGTAGAAAAGATTTTCGATAAACACCCAAACCAAATGTGACCAAAATATTTCCACAAAATTTATGTACAAACGTATGATTTTGAATACAATGCATATTTTTCAGTTGACCATTCAGCTGCCTTACCAGAAACAGACTGAAGCCTCCAGCTGTAAAGGTAATGACGAGCTGTCCTTGTCCTTTATTGACCTCACCTGTAAGTACCTTATTTGTATCATCCAAATGATCTGAATCAGGGCTTGGTAATGCCAACTCAGCCCTAATTCTAAAGTCctaagcaccatttgctgaagccAGGCCCTACTGCTGAGAAAATGGACCAGAAGAATGAGTGAGCTTAAGGCACTTACTGGCGAAAGACATGATGCCCCCGAAGCCCTCGGTGCTGTTGTTGGAGACGGTGGAGGTGGGAGAACTTGCTCTTGAGTCTGACTCTGCATCTGAGTCACTTGCCAGTTTCAAGCTGTTGGGCCGCAGCAGCTTTTGAGCCCTTGGAATGCACAGTGGCACCTATGAGCCCCAGGCTGGGGTACCTAATCCTGGGAGTGTGGGCCTTAAGCTACACTGCAGTCACCTCTCCCTTCCCTAGATCAGAGTACCACCCTCTGGGGATGGCAGGACCACGAGAGCATTCAGACTTCTCAGGCTCTCTGATTAACCCTCACCCAGGGTCCACTTTAGTGAGGTCCTTCAGTCTACCACCTAGAAGGGATCCCCAGGCTCTCACCGATTGCCATTGACATGTTGGCTGAATCGGGGAGTGTAACTTTCCCCCTGCTCCTCATCATCTTCCTCAGGGGGAAAGCCATATTGGGGCTCGAAGTATGGATTGTCATAGGTTGGCCGGCGCACTGACCCCTCTCCAATTTCTGTCTGATGCTTGTCCACGTTCGACTTGCCAATGCTGGGAGGCACGGTAGGGAGGGGCTTGGAGACACCTACTGCTGTCTTATCATCCATCTCTGCCGAGTCAGCAGGTTCCTAAGGGCCATATTAAATAAAAAGTAGTCACCTGGTGTCCAGCGATGCCTTCCTATGTTCTCAGTTTGGCTGGGCCAGGCCCAGCCTGTCAGATTCTCAGCCCaaggaatgcatgggaaaaaaaatctctgtgACACCCCTGTTCTCTGTCATCATAAACTCTATAAGGGGGATCTTAGCTACACCCTGAACAAAGCCCAGTAACCTCCTACTGGAATCAAAACTGTTTCCGATAGGCTCTAAGCTATAGGATCTAAGGGAAAAGATAGGAAGGCTGTGAGAAAAAAGGCAAATTAATGGTTACAACGTGGCTTTCCTAATGGAGATGAGGCCCACATCCCAAGCAGCTCTCACTTGTCCACCCCTCCAAAGTCTCACGTACAGAGTTGGCTCCGTGGATGACAGTGCTGGGGCTACTGCTGGCGGTGGTGCTGGAGCTAGAGCGCAGTGGGGGGTTTTCCTGGGTGTTCTCGCCATCTGGACCAGGCTCTTCTGCTTCCTTCTGGTTCTGCAGCTCATCAATCTCTACCTCACTGGCATCCCCCAGTGCCGCATGTGTCAGAGGATCCATATCTGTCAAAGCCCAAGGATGGCAGGTATATATACCACCCCAGAACCCCTGAGCTGGCCAATTCCACAACCCCCTCCAGGACACTTACTAGGAGTATCACCATTGATATCGCATTTCATCATCTCGCTGACAAAGTCACCAAGGGATGAGTAGGAAGAACTTGAGTCATCGTAATCCATACTATCACTACCACTGCAGAATGAAGaacagaaaaaacagaaagaaggggCAAAGAAAAGAATCATCAGACTGctttaagggaaagaaaaaggtgAGCACCCCTATCTCAAGaccaaggaacaaaataaaataaggaagccAAGAAAAAACTATCAGCCAAAATATAACCCAAGGCTTCAAAGACTGATCAAAACCTTCCGAGATTTTGCCCCATTGTGCTAAAGAAGCGCTGGTGAGAGCTTCCTGGCCTTAAAGAAGTGTTCTGCTGTCATAAGAGACTGCTCACCTGTCATCAGTTGGGTCAGAGTCAGAGGCACGTTCTGGTGGCATACTCAGCGCGTCAGCCATCTGAGAATTGCTATCATAGACTCGGTAATGGATGGGCTGCAGCTGATGAGCATACCACTTTGGCTTGTCACCAATCAGGGCTGGATCGAACATATCTACCCaaggagggtggggtgggaagaaCAGCATTAGCAGCACGGGGAAAAAAGGCAAGCAGGAAAAGTCTAAAGCAAACAGGAACAGAAGGGGCAGCTCAAAGATGAGAAAGGGAAAAGGCAAAAGGAAGAGCAATCAGGACAAAGGCAGAAGGTGGGCCAAGCAGAGGGCAGGGGGACTCACTGTTGTGAATTCGCTGGAAGGCATAGTTGGTGGGATTAAGGATCCATTCTCCAAAGTACTCCACAGCCTGAGTCCTGGCCAATTTCTCAGCAAAAGCAGTCTGCCGGGGACGTGAGGCTAGAAAGGAGCCAGCTTGAAAAGCTACCACAGGTCGAGGGAAGAGACGCAGGGTACGTGTGTGCATCTGAAAGCCCTGTAGCACGTTGGGGGAGTTGAAGAAACGTACCATGGCCACTCTGGGGAAGAAGGGGGTGGTGAGATCATCTGAGTCCCAAACACTGCTGGGTAAGAAGGCCCAAGATCCAAAATCACCCCCCAAAGCCATCGGTTAACAGGATTCCAAAATCAAAGCAAGAGATACCTTCAAGAATTCTCCATCTCTCCACCCAAGGTTTAAAAGGCCTAAGAGTGTAATGAACTCTTTCCTCTTTGCTTTAAGAGAGATGGCAAATACAAGTCAAATATCATACCCactttataaataaagaaattctGGCTTAGGGAAGTAGTCTGCTCCAAGATcactgagagagaaagagaccaaCTTAAGAATGTGTGATTGCAGAGTCTGCTTGGTCTTACCTGGTAGCAACATCCACAGAATCTACATCATTGCCATAGATGAGTGGATTGAATTCAGTGGAAGGAGTGGACTGCAGGTCATTAGAAGGCCTTCCCAAGAGAAGTGGGATATCCTGGCCCTCATGAAATTTCTCTAGATTGAGGATGGGCTGGGTGTTGAGACTCATGCTGGCTAGGGCCTATGGAATAAGAAGAAATCCTCATACAAGGCAGATTTCTGGGAGACAAGCCAATAGCATCTCCTAGGAAAGAGGCTTCTTAAAGTTTCCATATCACACTCTCCGCTGAAAAATTTCTGCAACAAAGAACTGTGCTAATATGCAGATCAAGGCCAACCCTTCAAGCCTTAATCTTTGAAATAagaatccaagtttttagtttcTGAAAAATAATCTAATTGTGTAAATTTTCAGCTCAAGCCAACGTAGCTCAAAGCAACCTGACCAGATCTGAAGTCTAGGGCAATGGTTTTCAAACCTTAATCATGAAATCTTGTTATTCAATTGAAATCTCATGTGGTGATATAAACAGCTGAAACATGTAAAAGCAGAGCTTCTCCGAAGGGCACAAGGACATAGGCTGAAGGACATAGGAACCAGAGCCTCAGGGCATAGTGCTCCCAACCTAAACCAGCCcctaagaggcttcaaagtgcAGTCTGAAAGTTACTGGTCTAGACTAGCAGAGCCCAAACTTAATGAGCATAGGAATGACTTAAGGATGTTAAAATTCAGATTCTAATTCAATAAATCTGGGGtgattgtacattttttaaaatcaattttattgatacctattcataaaaattacaatccatccaaagtgtactaattctgcatttttaacaagcccAGGTGATGCCAATGCTGCTGGTCTATTCACCACACTTTAAGTAGCAAGGATCAGAATACAGGGTCAATGAGCCCAGGGATCTTAGCTCCTATAAACATGTGAAGTATAATCCCATATATCAGCCCTTTCATACTAAGGCAATCATCAAGCATGAAACACCAGCAAGGAAAGACAGAGAGATTTCTGAATTTGTAATTCTCACCAGATTCTGTGGTAAAAGATATCATATTATATCCGCAGCAATGAAACAAGTGATACAAAAGGACCCATTTAAATCCAAATAGGTATCACCTAGAGCAGGGGTTTTatcaaggggtccatgagcttgaatagaaattaaaaaaacaacaacattattcttgtgggatgtgttggtgcaggcatgatatatttattaaataacacacagtataatgtggacttagtaaggggtccatggttttcatctgactggcaaaagggtccatggaacaaaaaaggttaagaacccctgaccaagggaagcagacttggctaaCTGCtggaacatccgcctaccacgtgggaggtccagggttcaaacccagggtctcctgacccgtgtggtgagctggttcatGCGCAGTGcggatgcacacaaggagtgccctgccacagaggagtgtcccccgcgtaggggagccccacgcacaaggagtgtgccccgtaaggacagccaccccccGTGAAAGTGCACCCTAtgtgctgacgcagcaagatgacacaacaaaaggagacacagattcccagtgctgctgacagccATGCacgtggacacagaacacacagcaaatggacacggagagcagacaactggcgaggtggggaggggagagatataaataaaaataaataaataaatcttcaaaaaaaaaaaaaaagcctgaccAAGAGGTACTACTAAATACCTCAGACAACACACAGGGAGATTCCTGAAGATCTTTCAGAACAGAGCAAGGATTCCTAAAATTAAATACAGTGCTATCTACTGGTGGTCCTACATAACACATAGAGCAGGACAAGGAAGTGGAGCCTTGTCATGTTTTACCTTCAGGTACTGTACTCAGCAtgcagaagaggaagaaaaaaatccatcaatGTAAGTGGACTTAAGGGACAACTCAAAAAAAGGAACTTTTGAAGGAAGGATTCTATAGGGACCTAGGGATagattcaaaaagaaaatataaaaaagtcaGATTGCCCAAACTACTACCATCTTACAAGACTGAGAGCGCTCCAAGGCCAAAAAGAATGGCAGGTATGGCAAGAAATGGGAATTGATGAGTTGTTTTATATTGCATTGTAATATAATTAGAGGGTAGGAGGGTATTAAATGAATTAGAAGGAATCTAAAAGGCACTTTTTGAGATAATATTCACCCTGCCACCCAGAAATGGGATACAACTCTCCTTAGGCTTCCTACTGCCCACTCAAGGCATAAAATCTGCACCACCTGAAGTTTGAAAGGAAGCTGGCTCTTAGAATAACTGTCTTTCTACCGCAATCCTGTATCATCTAttgcttccctttattttcttcattctttactTGCCTGCTTTAAATGTTTTTTCAGCTCTAATGATTCTGGTTCTGGCAGGATAGGTAGCACTTCTGCATTGGTTGGGGCAATCACCTGCACAAGAGGAAAGATAATAGGCATGTTCTTAGAATTGCTCAGGAGTTTCTCTTACATAACGGTAAATAGAAGAGGAAGTCGTATATACAATATTATCAGGGTACATATGAATTCATGCACACTACATATACTCATATATCTGATATACATACATATCTGAACGGAAATATATCTAAGTGTTATTGGTGATTATCTCAGGATAATAGGATTAcagtttttgctttcttctttacatttatttgtatttgctaAAGTTACAATGAATATATGTAAGGGTATCCTTGAGTCTATTACACTGCAGAATGTCAATAtaagtttgttctttttccccAAGTCTCCATCAAAAGACAGCTTCTTAATGGAAACCAGGCCCCAGGAAAGCCATCAGGAGATGACCTACACCATATGCAATGGTCTGGCAGCCACACCTGCCCTACTGCTCTTGGAGCATGCAGGAGGGGCACTTAGTTCTGGCAAAACTGAATCTTAAAATTCTTTGAGTCCTAACCAAGAGCCTTTTTAGACAACTTACTAGCCAATGAAGTAAAagcagaattgaaaaaaaatggattCAATGAGTCTCATAATAGAAAATAACCCACAACTTAGGTGCCTCTCCTGAGAGCAGTATAGAAAAACAGAACATAATCCTATTCCAGATCCTACAAATGTCTCAGCCAGGAACCTCACCCTACTGCTGTCCAGATCCACTAGCCACACATCATCAGGCATTTTAAAGTCCAGTTTGTAGAGGAAAAAGCTGGCAGGGACCCCAATGATGTATGGGGTTGGAGCCAGCAGCAGCtgtggaaaagagagagaggataagaaacaaagaataaaactTAGCATGATCAATTCCACTTAATGAGTCAGGATTTTTCTATATATGGAAGTTGAGGTCTACAATCCCTTTTCCAAAACTCTTCAAGGTTACATTATGTAACACCTGCAGCAAGGTTGGGGCCCACAGCCTATAATCATTAACATCAATAAAGCATTGGTTTTGCCACCAAAACAGTACTGGTCAGGTTAGATTTTGCTGATAAGTGATTGAGCACTAGTACTGACTGATGACTTCCTTGGGCACTGACTAAGCCCTCTCCCTCAgggagatgagaaatcagcacttaatcttattgggtatctcttgtatgtgattcattgcttttctcttgctgctctcagatttctctttgtctctgacattttgattagtatgtgtcttggagtaggtctattaggatttatttggATTGAAGTATGTTGTACTACTTGGACATGGAAaattatgtccttcaatagggctggacAGAGTTGGGAAGAGTAGAGGTGACAAAGCCAGAAAAGACTCACCTGCTCTGCTGATGCCATGCAGGTGGGAAGCAGTGGGATTACAGGAAACATATACTCCAGGGGGTAAATCATTGCCACGAATGCCATCACAGACATGGAGAGTGCATTGTAGTCTCGGGACTGTAGCACCATCTGCCACAAGCCATACCATAAGGATCACTCAAGAGTAGAATATAAGAAGTAGGAGAAAACACCTTCCAACACTGTACTTTAGTTTCTGTTCCACCATCCCTCCAGCTCTAGGAGCTCGGCTTCCACAATTACCAGTGCCCAATGCCCCAGCTGGCTTGCCACCTCCCAACCCAAGCACCACTGTCATCCTCTTGGGAATCACTCCTTTACTGTCCTAGTTCTTGTacacatacgcacacacacacccccaactCAGGATCACTCACTGAAACAGAACTTTTGATATTTTCAGAGAATTAGGTCAATAAAGTTAGGGATAATTCAACTGAGTAGCAAGCCTGTGAACATATTCCCACACAATACCAGTACCATAATTCAACCCACACCCACTGAGTACCTGCTGTATATCAGGCATCATGTTACCTCCTAGAGACGAAGCAATAAAAAATATGCAGAGATGCAAACTCTGTCTTGAAAGAACACATGGTCTAGCCTCTGCCATTCTTCAAAGCCCTTCCCCTAGAAAGCTGGCCCTCTCACCTTGTGCTCTAACAGGATGCAGGTTAGCACCTGAAGACAGGCGTCTACACCCAGAAGTTCCAAGGGAAGGTGTAATGGAAAATCCACTAGGGTGAATCGAGAGGGGTCTGGGAGAGCAAAGGTCAGAGCTGGCTGAAGCTCCTGGGGTAGGACCTCAATGTCCACTCGCTTCTGCCCAGAGATGGGTACTGGGGAGCGCAGTAGTCGATAGATCCAGGCCTcaatttctcgaaggtcatgcAGAAGGGCACTTGACTTCTCTTCCACAAGCAACGATCCAGTAAAAATGCGCCACATGGTGTCCCTGGAGAACAAACAGCAGGAAGAAGACACGTAAGCATCAGAGGCTGATACCCCACAGCAACCCAATATAATTAGAGGGAGTATTATGATGACAATTGGAAAAGGAGCATCAACAGGAAAGCCCACTCTTTTGGCTCAGACACTACCAGAGGTTATATATGAAGGAGTGAAAAAGTATGCAAAGAATGTATATgtgataaaatatttaggaataaatttaactaaggatgtaaaggacttgtacacagaaaactataaaacattactgaaagaaattaaaaaagatctaataaatgaaaggatatcccatgttcatggattggaaaattagATATTGTTAAAATGTTGTGATGGATTGAACTGCGCatcccagtttggacatgttcttggtcttggtagCATTCTGGTGGCTGTGGACTcactgtaaataagatctcttgggaagtggatgtggcttaagcagttgggtgcctgcctcctgcatgggaggtcccggattcagttcccagtaccgcctaaagaagataagacagcaaactgatgcgACAGctagctgatgcaaaaagatgatgcaacaagatgacacaacaagatgatgcaacgaagagacacaataaggaaaacaataagagacacaacaaccaGGAgcaggtggctcaagccattgggtgcctcccttccccatgggaagtccctggttcagtttctggtgcctcctaaaaagaagataagcacacaacaaacagacacagagagcagacagcaagagcaaaacaaaaaggggcaggggagaaaaacaaattaattaaataaattaaaaataaataaataaaataagatagcttcaagatgttacttcagttaagatgtggcccagctTAATCAGGTTGGGCTTAAACCggattgctggagtcctttataagcagtgGGAAAGTCAGACGGAGAAGGAAGCATGGGGAgtaaccagaagctggaagtcaatggaacccagaagagaaaggagaagatgccacggtatacattgccatgtgaaggaaaagtcaaggaacgagtattgccagcagccagcccctgcatgccacagtcttcaggcaGAATGATTGccttgccaataccttgattttggacttcacctagcctcaaaaccataagccaataaatccctattgCTAAGCCACCATATTataaggtatttgttttagcagttggaaaactaaaacagatgtcaattctacccaaagcaatttacagattcaatgctatACCATTCagaattccaatagccttctttgcaaaaatggaaaagccaatcagcaaattcatatggaagggtaaggggtcttaAATacccaaaatcatcttgaaaaagaacaaagccaGGGGATtcacactttccaatttcaaaacttattacaagctacagtaatcaaaacagtttggtactggcacaaggaaagacatacaaaccaatggaaatgaattaagagttcataaataaaccttcacattgatggtcaattgattttttacaagagtgttaagtccactcaatggggaaagaacagtttcttcaacaaatggtactgggaaaactggatatccaaaagcaaaataatgaaagtgtacccctacctcataccatatacaaaaattaactcaaaatggatcaaagacctaatataagaACTGAAACCATACTTGAAAAAAACACAGGAGCCATCTTCAGGATCTTATACTTGGCAACAGACTCTTAGACTTTACaccgaaagaaaaaatagataaattggatttcattaaatttaaaaaacttttgtgcatcagagGACATTATcataaagtaaaaagacaacctacagaatgtgagaaaatatttggaaactatatatctggTAAGGATTTAACATCAAGTGTTTATAAAGAaatactagggaagcagattggctcaactgataagagtgtctgcctaccatataggaggttcaggatttgaacccagggcctcctgacccatgtagtgagctggcccacactcagtgctgccatgcgcaag
Coding sequences:
- the MADD gene encoding MAP kinase-activating death domain protein isoform X4; protein product: MVQKKKFCPRLLDYLVIVGARHPSSDSVAQTPELLRRYPLEDHTEFPLPPDVVFFCQPEGCLSVRQRRTSLRDDTSFVFTLTDKDTGVTRYGICVNFYRSFQKRMPKEKGEGGAGSRGKEGARVTCASDEVGTESSESGSSLQPPSADSTPDVNQSPRGRRRAKGGTRSRNSTLTSLCVLSHYPFFSTFRECLYTLKRLVDCCSERLLGKKLGIPRGVQRDTMWRIFTGSLLVEEKSSALLHDLREIEAWIYRLLRSPVPISGQKRVDIEVLPQELQPALTFALPDPSRFTLVDFPLHLPLELLGVDACLQVLTCILLEHKMVLQSRDYNALSMSVMAFVAMIYPLEYMFPVIPLLPTCMASAEQLLLAPTPYIIGVPASFFLYKLDFKMPDDVWLVDLDSSRVIAPTNAEVLPILPEPESLELKKHLKQALASMSLNTQPILNLEKFHEGQDIPLLLGRPSNDLQSTPSTEFNPLIYGNDVDSVDVATRVAMVRFFNSPNVLQGFQMHTRTLRLFPRPVVAFQAGSFLASRPRQTAFAEKLARTQAVEYFGEWILNPTNYAFQRIHNNMFDPALIGDKPKWYAHQLQPIHYRVYDSNSQMADALSMPPERASDSDPTDDSGSDSMDYDDSSSSYSSLGDFVSEMMKCDINGDTPNMDPLTHAALGDASEVEIDELQNQKEAEEPGPDGENTQENPPLRSSSSTTASSSPSTVIHGANSEPADSAEMDDKTAVGVSKPLPTVPPSIGKSNVDKHQTEIGEGSVRRPTYDNPYFEPQYGFPPEEDDEEQGESYTPRFSQHVNGNRAQKLLRPNSLKLASDSDAESDSRASSPTSTVSNNSTEGFGGIMSFASSLYRNHSTSFSLSNLTLPTKGAREKTTPFPSLKVFGLNTLMEIVTDAGPGSGEGNRRALVDQKSSVIKHSPTVKREPPSPQGRSSNSSENQQFLKEVVHSVLDGQGVGWLNMKKVRRLLESEQLRVFVLSKLNRTVQSEEDSRQDIIPDVEISRKVYKGMLDLLKCTVLSLEQSYAHAGLGGMASIFGLLEIAQTHYYSKEPDKRKRSPTESVSTPVGKDPGLTARGDPKTMAQLRVPQLGPWAPSTAGKGPKELDTRSLKEENFVASIELWNKHQEVKKQKTLEKQRPEVIKPVFDLGETEEKKSQISADSGVSLTSGSQRTDADSVTGVSPAVMIRSSSQDSEVSTVVSNSSGETLGADSDLSSNAGDGPGGEGGAHLASSRGTLSDSEIETNAATSAIFGKAHGLKPGVKEKLVGSPVRSSEDVSQRVYLYEGLLGRDKGSMWDQLEDAAMETFSISKERSTLWDQMQFWEDAFLDAVMLEREGMGMDQGPQEMIDRYLSLGEHDRKRLEDDEDRLLATLLHNLISYMLLMKVNKNDIRKKVRRLMGKSHIGLVYSQQINEVLDHLANLNGRDLSIRSSGSRHMKKQTFVVHAGTDTNGDIFFMEVCDDCVVLRSNIGTVYERWWYEKLINMTYCPKTKVLCLWRRNGSETQLNKFYTKKCRELYYCVKDSMERAAARQQSIKPGPELGGEFPVQDMKTGEGGLLQVTLEGINLKFMHNQVFIELNHIKKCNTVRGVFVLEEFVPEIKEVVSHKYKTPMAHEICYSVLCLFSYVAAVRSSEEDLRTPPRPVSS